In a genomic window of Candidatus Dadabacteria bacterium:
- a CDS encoding aspartate-semialdehyde dehydrogenase translates to MERKEEYNVAIAGATGAVGQEMMQILEERNFPVGELRLLASERSRGRKYSFCGREITVSVLGEDSFRGIDIALFSAGSERSRKYADCAVASGAVVIDNSSAFRMDPEIPLVIPEINPQAAALHEKKGIVANPNCTTAVAIMAIKPIHDVSRIKRVVATSFQAVSGAGAGGIAELESQVRSWSESEEPPQETNTFPHQIAFNVIPHIDSFTESGYTKEEMKLHNETRKILGDDSIVLTATTVRVPVFRSHSVSLNLETEEKVTVEEAKEAIRNFPGVSLVDDPENFDYPMPVESSGKDDCFVGRIREDYTVKNGLSLWVSGDQLRKGAALNAVQIAELLVRNHV, encoded by the coding sequence ATGGAAAGAAAAGAAGAATACAACGTCGCAATAGCCGGCGCCACGGGTGCCGTGGGACAGGAAATGATGCAGATACTCGAGGAGAGAAATTTTCCCGTGGGAGAACTGCGCCTTCTCGCCTCCGAGCGCTCCCGAGGGAGAAAATACAGTTTTTGCGGAAGAGAGATAACCGTTTCAGTACTGGGCGAGGACTCCTTTCGTGGCATAGACATAGCTCTTTTCTCCGCAGGCTCCGAGAGAAGCAGAAAATACGCAGACTGCGCCGTCGCGAGCGGAGCGGTGGTTATTGACAACAGTTCGGCGTTTCGGATGGATCCCGAGATTCCCTTGGTAATACCCGAGATAAACCCCCAAGCAGCCGCGCTTCACGAAAAGAAAGGTATAGTTGCCAACCCCAACTGTACGACCGCGGTAGCCATTATGGCGATTAAGCCCATTCATGACGTATCAAGAATAAAAAGGGTGGTGGCGACGAGTTTTCAGGCGGTCTCGGGAGCGGGAGCCGGTGGAATAGCGGAACTCGAAAGCCAGGTGCGAAGCTGGTCTGAGAGCGAAGAGCCCCCGCAGGAAACAAACACGTTTCCCCACCAGATAGCCTTTAACGTGATTCCGCACATAGACTCTTTTACGGAAAGCGGCTACACAAAAGAAGAAATGAAGCTTCACAACGAAACGCGCAAGATACTGGGCGATGATTCCATAGTCCTCACGGCGACGACCGTTAGGGTTCCGGTTTTCCGGTCCCACTCGGTCTCGCTTAACCTGGAAACGGAAGAAAAAGTCACTGTGGAAGAGGCAAAGGAGGCCATAAGGAATTTCCCCGGGGTCTCGCTCGTTGACGACCCGGAAAACTTCGACTACCCGATGCCTGTTGAAAGTTCTGGGAAAGACGACTGCTTTGTCGGAAGAATCAGGGAGGATTACACGGTCAAAAACGGTCTTTCCCTGTGGGTGAGCGGAGACCAATTAAGGAAGGGTGCGGCTCTTAACGCAGTGCAGATAGCGGAGCTTCTGGTTAGAAACCATGTCTGA
- a CDS encoding DedA family protein: protein MLKSLYDWILGWADRKHGPWALSLVSFTEASFFPIPPDPLLMALCLGNPKKSYRFALYCSVFSILGAAAGYLIGYWVWELVGGFFLSHIITSETFTIVSDKYSENAFEAVLAAAFTPIPFKAFTVTAGVFKVDFPTFITACAIGRTARFAIIAALLSVFGARVKLLIDKYFNIFTVIFFILLLVGVLLLKKLG from the coding sequence ATGCTTAAGAGTCTCTATGACTGGATTTTAGGCTGGGCGGACAGAAAGCATGGTCCATGGGCGCTTTCTCTCGTCTCCTTCACGGAAGCATCTTTTTTCCCCATACCTCCAGACCCGCTTCTTATGGCGCTCTGTCTCGGGAACCCCAAAAAATCATATCGTTTCGCTCTTTACTGCTCCGTCTTCTCAATACTGGGAGCTGCAGCGGGGTATCTGATAGGATACTGGGTGTGGGAGCTTGTCGGCGGTTTCTTTCTCTCTCACATAATAACCTCGGAGACGTTCACTATCGTAAGCGACAAATATTCGGAAAACGCGTTTGAAGCCGTTTTGGCCGCGGCCTTCACCCCCATACCTTTTAAGGCGTTTACCGTGACGGCGGGAGTGTTCAAGGTCGATTTTCCAACCTTTATAACCGCCTGTGCGATCGGAAGAACGGCCAGATTCGCGATAATTGCCGCTCTTCTCTCCGTTTTCGGAGCAAGGGTGAAATTGCTTATCGATAAATATTTCAACATATTTACGGTTATATTCTTCATACTGCTTTTGGTTGGGGTATTGCTTCTAAAAAAACTGGGCTGA
- a CDS encoding isocitrate/isopropylmalate dehydrogenase family protein: MSTRKVVLIPGDGIGPEITEATKNVIAASGAKIEWVVRRAGVSAIEKYGETLPEVTLEAIREHKVALKGPCMTPIGEGFSSVNVELRKKLDLYAAVRPVRSIEGVRTRFSDVNIVIVRENTEGLYSGVENTVSPGVVMSMKVATERACERIARWGFEYATRRNRKKVTVFHKANIMKITDGLFIRKARETSERYPDIEYEEYIIDAGCMRLVQDPSQFDTLLLENLYGDVMSDLCAGLVGGLGVVPGANISDEYSVFEAVHGSAPDIAGLEIANPLALIMSGVMMLRHLADSEGRENMREAADKIKTAYNIALSNGDATQDLGGDLKTADFARVLIQNILKI; the protein is encoded by the coding sequence ATGAGCACTAGAAAGGTTGTTTTAATTCCCGGGGACGGTATCGGTCCGGAAATCACCGAGGCAACGAAAAATGTCATCGCGGCTTCCGGAGCCAAGATCGAATGGGTCGTAAGAAGGGCCGGAGTCTCGGCTATCGAAAAATACGGAGAGACCCTGCCGGAAGTTACTCTTGAGGCCATAAGGGAACATAAAGTTGCGCTTAAGGGCCCGTGCATGACGCCCATAGGAGAGGGGTTTTCATCGGTAAACGTGGAACTCAGAAAAAAACTTGACCTCTACGCGGCCGTAAGACCGGTGCGGAGCATTGAAGGCGTGAGGACCAGATTCTCCGACGTGAACATAGTTATTGTACGCGAGAACACAGAAGGTCTTTACAGCGGCGTTGAGAACACCGTCTCTCCCGGAGTCGTGATGAGCATGAAGGTCGCAACCGAGAGGGCATGCGAGAGAATCGCCAGATGGGGGTTTGAATACGCCACGAGAAGAAACAGGAAAAAGGTGACGGTATTTCACAAGGCCAACATAATGAAGATTACGGACGGTCTTTTTATAAGAAAGGCAAGAGAGACAAGCGAACGGTACCCGGATATCGAGTATGAAGAATATATCATAGACGCGGGATGCATGAGACTGGTTCAGGACCCGAGCCAGTTCGACACCCTGCTGCTTGAAAATCTCTACGGCGACGTGATGAGCGATCTCTGCGCCGGTCTTGTCGGAGGACTAGGCGTGGTTCCCGGCGCCAACATAAGCGATGAATATTCAGTCTTTGAAGCGGTGCACGGTTCGGCACCCGATATAGCGGGACTCGAAATAGCGAATCCGCTTGCCCTCATAATGTCAGGGGTAATGATGCTAAGACACCTAGCCGACTCAGAGGGAAGAGAGAATATGAGAGAAGCTGCCGACAAAATAAAAACAGCTTACAATATAGCACTTTCAAACGGCGATGCGACCCAAGATCTGGGAGGCGACCTGAAAACAGCTGATTTTGCCAGGGTTCTTATACAGAATATACTGAAAATATAA
- a CDS encoding peptidylprolyl isomerase A yields the protein MKNATVFALCLIFAFIAFPGDGYSHSEHNKNTSAESSGKKERRKPMVLISTSLGDIKLELYEEQAPITVANFLSYVEEGFYDGTIFHRVINNFMIQGGGISADMKQKPTKAPIKNEADNGLKNDRGTIAMARTADVNSATSQFFINHRDNAFLDHGARDFGYAVFGKVVEGIEVVDKIAAVQTRPGDVPVETVSVLSMKVVN from the coding sequence ATGAAAAACGCAACTGTTTTCGCTTTATGCCTTATTTTCGCTTTTATTGCTTTTCCCGGGGATGGGTACTCTCATTCCGAGCATAACAAAAATACGTCCGCTGAATCGAGCGGTAAAAAAGAAAGGAGAAAACCAATGGTTCTGATTTCAACTTCGTTAGGTGACATAAAACTTGAGTTATATGAAGAGCAGGCGCCGATCACCGTAGCAAATTTTCTTTCCTACGTGGAAGAAGGTTTTTACGACGGCACCATATTTCACAGGGTTATAAATAATTTCATGATACAGGGCGGCGGCATCTCCGCGGACATGAAGCAGAAGCCGACCAAGGCCCCGATAAAAAACGAGGCTGATAACGGCCTTAAAAATGACCGTGGCACCATCGCGATGGCCAGAACCGCCGATGTTAATTCCGCTACGTCGCAGTTTTTTATAAACCACAGGGACAATGCTTTTCTTGACCACGGTGCGCGTGATTTCGGTTATGCGGTGTTCGGAAAAGTGGTTGAGGGAATTGAGGTTGTTGACAAAATCGCTGCCGTTCAGACCAGGCCGGGGGATGTTCCCGTCGAGACGGTGTCTGTCTTGTCCATGAAGGTCGTCAATTAA
- a CDS encoding 4-hydroxy-tetrahydrodipicolinate synthase, with translation MIRGSIVAIVTPFKDGAVDYGRLEELIEFHIESGTHGIVPVGTTGESPTLSHAEHEEVIKFTVDTVKERIPVVAGTGSNSTEEALRLTKFAEKAGADAALVVTPYYNKPTQEGIYRHFRTIADETSVPLILYNVPSRTVVNIEPETMERLFFDCESIIGIKEASGSLEQASRIIFLCGEDLVLLSGDDAVNYPLLAVGGKGFISVTANIAPTDVSEMYNSFAKGEFEKAKELHYRLLPLSRVLFVESNPIPVKAALAVMGKIGPEIRAPLYELSGENLEKLERELKSYGIT, from the coding sequence TTGATACGCGGTTCTATAGTAGCGATAGTAACGCCGTTTAAAGACGGCGCCGTTGACTACGGGCGGCTCGAAGAGTTAATAGAGTTCCACATAGAGAGCGGAACTCACGGTATAGTTCCGGTCGGAACCACCGGGGAATCCCCCACCCTGTCTCACGCAGAGCACGAAGAAGTAATAAAATTCACCGTGGATACCGTAAAGGAAAGGATTCCCGTGGTCGCGGGCACGGGATCAAACAGCACCGAGGAAGCCTTGCGACTCACCAAATTCGCAGAAAAGGCCGGTGCGGATGCGGCCCTGGTGGTGACCCCTTACTACAACAAGCCCACCCAGGAAGGCATCTATCGCCATTTCCGCACCATTGCCGACGAGACTTCTGTTCCCCTGATACTCTACAACGTGCCTAGCCGTACGGTCGTAAACATAGAACCGGAAACCATGGAGAGACTCTTTTTCGACTGCGAGAGCATAATCGGCATCAAGGAAGCCTCAGGCTCGCTTGAGCAGGCAAGCAGAATCATTTTTCTCTGCGGAGAGGACTTGGTCCTTCTCTCGGGAGACGACGCGGTCAACTATCCTCTTCTAGCAGTCGGGGGCAAGGGGTTTATAAGCGTAACGGCGAACATAGCCCCCACGGACGTATCGGAAATGTACAATTCTTTTGCCAAGGGGGAATTTGAGAAGGCTAAGGAGCTTCACTATCGCCTTCTTCCGCTTAGCAGAGTTCTCTTCGTGGAATCAAACCCGATACCCGTAAAGGCCGCCTTGGCTGTCATGGGAAAAATCGGCCCCGAGATAAGAGCCCCGCTTTATGAGCTTTCTGGAGAAAATCTCGAAAAACTGGAAAGGGAACTTAAAAGCTACGGGATTACTTAA
- a CDS encoding gliding motility protein GldC: MSKDAEIKLKVVLGDDNVPEELFWEASQSEEPGEKRCEAAFLSMWDAEKKESLVIDLWTKKMEVGEMNYHFYYTMMRMADTYERATSQERISNRIREFAGEFAEMVLESFGDQKNS, encoded by the coding sequence ATGTCCAAAGACGCCGAAATCAAGCTGAAGGTAGTTCTGGGGGACGACAATGTTCCCGAGGAACTTTTCTGGGAGGCTTCCCAATCCGAGGAACCGGGAGAGAAGCGCTGCGAGGCTGCTTTTCTCTCCATGTGGGACGCCGAGAAAAAGGAATCCTTGGTAATAGATCTTTGGACCAAGAAAATGGAAGTGGGAGAGATGAACTACCATTTTTACTATACGATGATGAGAATGGCCGACACATATGAAAGGGCTACCTCGCAGGAACGTATATCGAACAGAATAAGGGAATTCGCGGGCGAGTTCGCCGAGATGGTTCTTGAGTCTTTCGGAGACCAGAAGAATTCCTGA
- a CDS encoding ribonuclease HII has translation MAGVDEAGRGCLAGPVVAAAVILDENRPIHGLRDSKALSEKKRNELFQEIQEKALACSVGMTGAEEIDRINILRAALLAMEEAVLMLRKKPDCVLIDGNAKTSLPIEQRTIVKGDSKCASIAAASIVAKVTRDRIMTEVEREYPGYGFSRHKGYPTKEHLSALRNLGPCPIHRKSFKGVL, from the coding sequence ATGGCCGGCGTCGACGAAGCCGGAAGAGGATGTCTTGCGGGGCCGGTAGTCGCAGCCGCCGTCATACTCGATGAAAACCGGCCGATTCACGGACTCAGGGATTCCAAGGCGCTTTCCGAGAAAAAGCGCAACGAGCTCTTTCAGGAAATCCAAGAAAAAGCCCTTGCCTGCTCGGTCGGCATGACCGGAGCCGAGGAGATCGACCGCATAAATATTCTGCGGGCAGCGCTTCTCGCGATGGAAGAAGCCGTTTTGATGTTGCGAAAAAAACCGGACTGCGTCCTCATAGACGGCAACGCGAAGACTTCCCTTCCGATCGAGCAAAGGACGATAGTAAAGGGCGACTCAAAGTGTGCCTCCATAGCGGCCGCTTCAATTGTCGCTAAAGTCACAAGAGACCGCATCATGACCGAGGTGGAAAGGGAATATCCCGGATACGGGTTTTCCCGTCACAAAGGATATCCCACGAAAGAACATCTTAGCGCCCTGAGAAATCTTGGGCCCTGCCCCATACATAGAAAATCCTTTAAAGGTGTCTTATAA
- a CDS encoding MerR family transcriptional regulator: MLSDLSLPDKLYFKIGEVSEIIGVKPYVLRYWETEFKEVQPIRRKSQRLYDKDTIYLFHKIKHLLHDQKFTIAGVQKRLKDEKSGSGSISPLYSDKALLREILNELKSLRKDL; encoded by the coding sequence ATGCTTTCAGATCTGTCTTTGCCGGACAAGCTTTATTTCAAGATAGGAGAAGTAAGCGAGATCATAGGAGTAAAGCCCTATGTCCTGCGATACTGGGAGACCGAGTTCAAAGAGGTACAACCTATCAGAAGGAAGTCCCAGAGACTTTACGACAAGGACACAATTTATCTCTTCCACAAGATAAAGCACCTGCTCCACGATCAGAAATTCACCATAGCCGGAGTGCAGAAGAGACTTAAGGACGAAAAAAGCGGAAGCGGCAGTATATCCCCCCTCTACTCGGACAAAGCGCTGTTGCGGGAAATTCTAAATGAGTTAAAATCCCTGAGAAAGGATCTCTAA
- a CDS encoding zinc ribbon domain-containing protein yields the protein MSETGILKKLSDFFLAPPKIDSDELRELLGEDDSVLLTVQALSCTYKPRAWVDRNTFFRSILMLTKKRVLILKNSSKVNVLRDIELDTITHHKFGSTRSKGLKLEIKTVDAEDSIMFHQQYRKEYEELSGKFEEAMAQALELSAGGGETLFCMHCGVKIPAASVFCSSCGKKVRV from the coding sequence ATGTCTGAAACAGGTATTTTGAAAAAGCTTTCGGATTTTTTTCTCGCACCGCCGAAGATCGACTCCGATGAACTCAGGGAGCTGCTCGGGGAAGACGATTCCGTGCTGCTCACGGTCCAAGCCCTCAGTTGCACGTACAAGCCGAGGGCCTGGGTAGACAGAAACACTTTTTTCAGAAGCATCCTGATGCTTACGAAAAAGAGGGTCCTGATACTTAAAAACAGTTCCAAAGTGAACGTTCTTCGGGACATAGAGCTTGACACCATAACGCATCACAAGTTCGGTTCCACCAGAAGTAAAGGACTCAAGCTTGAAATAAAAACAGTCGACGCGGAAGACTCAATAATGTTTCATCAGCAGTACAGAAAAGAGTATGAAGAGCTTTCCGGCAAATTCGAAGAGGCAATGGCGCAGGCTCTTGAACTTTCCGCGGGAGGTGGAGAAACTCTTTTCTGCATGCATTGCGGGGTAAAAATTCCCGCGGCAAGCGTCTTCTGTTCTTCCTGCGGGAAGAAAGTTAGAGTATAG
- a CDS encoding heavy-metal-associated domain-containing protein: MKISITAILFMTLFFAFQSYAQHGEHEHNHEGQVLELPAASSDMKNAACEDIINIKASGLVCDFCARSLEKVFLKRGDVAGINVDLGKGSIVVAMKPGSTIDDKTLTKLITDSGYNVNAIQRGCEHG, translated from the coding sequence ATGAAAATATCAATCACCGCAATTCTTTTTATGACACTTTTTTTCGCGTTCCAAAGCTATGCGCAGCATGGAGAACACGAACATAACCATGAAGGCCAGGTGTTGGAGCTCCCTGCCGCTTCAAGCGACATGAAAAACGCCGCCTGTGAAGACATCATCAACATCAAGGCCAGCGGGCTTGTATGCGATTTCTGCGCCCGTTCCCTGGAAAAAGTCTTCCTAAAACGCGGCGATGTCGCAGGCATCAATGTTGATCTCGGCAAAGGTTCCATAGTGGTCGCTATGAAGCCCGGATCGACCATTGACGATAAGACTTTAACCAAGCTTATTACGGATTCCGGGTATAACGTGAACGCCATTCAGAGGGGGTGTGAGCATGGATAA
- a CDS encoding RpiB/LacA/LacB family sugar-phosphate isomerase has protein sequence MKIAVGSDEKNALTDEVIEELRKRDMEVELFGPLADENVEWAEVAEQVAERVSENECDQGILFCSTGTGVSIAANKVPGIRAALCTDSKTAAGARMWNDANILAMSLRLVSPDVAKEILDAWFQSEPDPSEKENIEKVAGIESKHRNRAD, from the coding sequence ATGAAGATCGCTGTTGGAAGTGATGAAAAAAACGCTCTAACCGACGAGGTAATAGAGGAGCTTCGCAAAAGAGATATGGAAGTTGAACTCTTTGGACCTCTTGCGGACGAGAACGTCGAGTGGGCCGAAGTCGCAGAACAGGTGGCCGAGAGGGTTTCCGAAAATGAATGCGACCAGGGGATCCTGTTCTGCTCGACGGGAACAGGGGTAAGCATCGCCGCGAACAAGGTTCCCGGAATAAGGGCGGCTCTGTGCACGGACTCAAAGACGGCCGCTGGCGCGCGCATGTGGAATGACGCGAACATACTCGCCATGAGCCTGCGCCTTGTATCCCCTGACGTGGCGAAGGAAATTCTCGACGCGTGGTTCCAGAGCGAACCGGATCCCTCTGAGAAGGAAAACATAGAAAAAGTAGCCGGGATCGAATCCAAGCACCGCAACCGGGCGGACTGA
- a CDS encoding TIGR03560 family F420-dependent LLM class oxidoreductase, with product MGRPEFGVMLRQQKIDFEEIKATAQLCDSTGYDSVWFYDHVLGQGIIGIDIYEPWTLMSALSTVTKNVKLGTMVLCNPFRHPPLLAKMASTLDVISNGRVEFAIGAGWFEEEFRAYGYPFPSTKERIEMLQEAVTILKLMWEDETASFVGKHYRVENAFCNPKPVQRPHIPVCIGGAGERFLLRAVAELADEWNCPATSAIDFDHKHSILRGHCEEVGRDIEDITISQQTVCVLVEDRKDLPEKLEKAQRRYGFFGDIEKLGIVGTPEDCIGKINADLEKGISKYTIFFSDVMNPKTIELFAKEVIPEFR from the coding sequence ATGGGCAGACCCGAATTCGGAGTAATGCTGAGACAGCAGAAAATAGATTTTGAAGAGATAAAGGCCACGGCGCAGTTATGCGACTCGACCGGATACGATTCCGTTTGGTTCTACGATCACGTTCTAGGCCAGGGAATAATAGGTATCGACATCTATGAACCCTGGACTCTAATGTCCGCCCTCTCGACAGTAACGAAGAACGTTAAGCTGGGAACAATGGTTCTCTGCAACCCGTTCAGACACCCTCCCCTGCTTGCCAAGATGGCCTCAACGCTTGACGTGATAAGCAACGGGCGCGTGGAATTCGCAATAGGAGCCGGATGGTTTGAAGAGGAATTTCGCGCTTACGGATACCCCTTCCCTTCAACGAAAGAAAGAATAGAGATGCTGCAAGAAGCGGTCACGATACTCAAACTGATGTGGGAGGATGAAACCGCCTCTTTTGTCGGCAAACATTACAGGGTGGAAAATGCGTTTTGCAACCCCAAGCCTGTTCAACGTCCCCACATTCCAGTATGCATAGGAGGTGCAGGGGAAAGATTCCTCTTAAGAGCAGTGGCGGAACTCGCCGATGAATGGAACTGTCCCGCAACGAGCGCAATCGATTTTGACCACAAGCACTCGATACTCCGGGGGCACTGCGAGGAAGTCGGGAGAGACATAGAAGATATAACGATATCTCAGCAGACCGTCTGCGTTCTGGTTGAGGACAGAAAAGATCTCCCCGAAAAACTCGAAAAGGCCCAGAGACGCTATGGATTCTTCGGAGACATAGAAAAACTCGGGATCGTGGGAACTCCTGAAGACTGCATAGGAAAAATCAACGCGGATCTGGAAAAGGGAATATCCAAGTATACGATTTTCTTCTCCGACGTAATGAATCCCAAGACCATAGAACTTTTCGCAAAAGAGGTAATACCGGAATTCAGATAA
- the surE gene encoding 5'/3'-nucleotidase SurE: MKAKILLSNDDGVNSEGLKALGDALSHLGEVYTVAPDRDQSASSHSLNLMRPLRIEEISERVFSVDGTPTDCINLAVNGILGEKKPDLVVSGINMAANLGDDITYSGTVSAAIEATLMKIPAIAVSLAAKKDFLFSTAAHYSRVAAEFVLKAGLPENTLLNVNVPNLPLEEIKGIRVTRQGKRVYEAPIVENTDPRGKKYYWIGGNELDSLRIENSDIVSVLEGYVSITPIKLDMTDYGFLEKLREKLENHA, translated from the coding sequence ATGAAAGCCAAAATACTGCTCTCAAACGATGACGGGGTGAACTCAGAAGGCCTAAAAGCCCTTGGAGACGCCCTATCTCACCTTGGAGAGGTCTACACCGTGGCCCCTGACCGCGACCAGAGCGCTTCAAGCCACTCGCTCAACCTCATGAGACCTCTTAGAATTGAGGAAATCTCAGAAAGAGTATTCTCCGTGGACGGAACTCCCACAGACTGCATTAATCTCGCCGTAAACGGAATTCTGGGTGAAAAGAAACCCGACTTGGTAGTATCCGGAATAAACATGGCCGCCAACTTGGGAGATGACATAACCTATTCGGGAACCGTAAGCGCCGCCATAGAGGCGACCCTCATGAAGATCCCCGCCATAGCGGTGTCGCTTGCGGCAAAAAAGGATTTTCTGTTCTCAACCGCCGCTCATTACTCAAGAGTTGCAGCGGAATTCGTCCTTAAAGCCGGTCTCCCAGAGAACACCCTGCTAAACGTTAACGTGCCTAACCTCCCGCTTGAAGAGATAAAGGGAATCCGGGTTACGCGCCAGGGTAAAAGGGTTTACGAGGCTCCCATAGTGGAGAACACGGACCCCAGGGGAAAGAAATACTACTGGATAGGCGGAAATGAACTTGATTCCCTTAGAATTGAAAACTCAGACATAGTGTCCGTCCTTGAAGGCTACGTGTCCATAACTCCCATAAAGCTTGATATGACTGATTACGGGTTCCTCGAAAAACTCAGAGAAAAATTAGAAAATCATGCTTAA
- a CDS encoding energy transducer TonB, whose translation MNRNKKVPFPVFLLISTVLNFVLIQLLFAKILPDPESLKSQLERTYIELIEIPVTEETEPPDKPARLADKSHKAKKETTIDDTTKLSRSVPRPTKKSTPQRKPAGAVQPGEHEKSTERFSPEKDRVAMIPEGERNKPEKRKAAPKELSRNIPGSSASQMVNPRITDVPFDYNTEEQLLGTKNVEKEITVDLNTTEYKYISYFTKLKERIYQVWKYPKESQIRREQGNLRIVFTLRKDGYLESVRIIESSGFENLDREVLRTIRVASPYNPFPESWDEEKLKIPATFDYKLPRWVRRYYN comes from the coding sequence ATGAACAGGAACAAAAAAGTCCCTTTTCCGGTTTTTCTTCTGATCTCAACCGTTCTGAATTTCGTGCTGATTCAGCTTCTCTTCGCGAAGATTCTACCCGACCCCGAAAGTCTTAAATCCCAGCTTGAGAGAACATACATAGAACTTATCGAGATACCCGTTACCGAAGAGACCGAACCCCCCGATAAACCGGCAAGACTCGCCGATAAATCTCACAAGGCGAAAAAAGAAACTACGATAGACGACACTACAAAACTCTCAAGGTCCGTCCCCCGGCCAACGAAGAAAAGCACGCCTCAGAGAAAACCCGCAGGGGCAGTTCAACCTGGAGAGCACGAAAAAAGCACGGAGAGATTCTCTCCTGAAAAAGACCGGGTCGCCATGATACCCGAAGGAGAAAGAAACAAACCGGAAAAAAGAAAAGCGGCCCCCAAAGAACTGTCGAGAAACATCCCCGGTTCTTCCGCTTCGCAAATGGTAAACCCGAGAATAACGGATGTCCCCTTTGACTACAATACCGAAGAGCAGCTTCTCGGGACCAAAAACGTTGAAAAGGAGATTACCGTTGATCTCAACACAACGGAATACAAATACATTTCCTATTTCACGAAGCTGAAAGAGAGGATCTACCAAGTCTGGAAGTATCCGAAGGAGTCGCAGATAAGAAGGGAGCAGGGAAATCTCCGGATCGTCTTCACGCTCAGAAAAGACGGATACCTTGAAAGCGTGAGGATAATCGAGTCTTCGGGTTTCGAGAATCTGGACAGGGAAGTGCTCCGGACAATAAGGGTGGCTTCCCCATACAATCCCTTTCCTGAAAGCTGGGATGAAGAGAAGCTAAAAATACCCGCCACTTTCGATTACAAGCTTCCGAGGTGGGTAAGAAGATATTACAACTGA
- a CDS encoding phosphoribosylformylglycinamidine cyclo-ligase, giving the protein MSEKITYKSAGVDVEEGERFVRLIKPLVESTYGGTKVSPLGGFAGAFPFDAGAFREPLLVSATDGVGTKLKTAFSARKFDTIGIDLVAMSVNDVVTCGARPLFFLDYLATSKLDSQQAAEVVEGICQGCIQAGCVLMGGETAEMPEFYAQGEFDLAGFCVGVVEKGHYIDGGRVGPGDSVIGLASSGLHSNGYSLARKVLFDIGDYSLDSKPPGLSRTLGEELLTPTAIYSKAVLRLCEEFDVKALAHVTGGGIPGNLSRVIPDGLFAEIQGQSWPGPPVFDLIMKTGNISCEEMYSTFNCGIGMIAVLPKGQAGEAISLAGDLSETAYLIGEIKELDVPGEKVSIL; this is encoded by the coding sequence GTGTCGGAAAAAATCACTTATAAAAGCGCCGGTGTTGACGTAGAGGAAGGGGAAAGGTTCGTGCGGCTTATAAAACCTCTTGTCGAGTCGACCTACGGCGGGACGAAAGTAAGCCCTCTCGGGGGGTTTGCGGGCGCGTTTCCGTTTGATGCGGGCGCTTTCCGGGAGCCCCTGCTGGTATCCGCCACAGACGGTGTCGGCACGAAGCTCAAGACAGCTTTTTCGGCTCGCAAATTTGATACGATAGGCATAGACCTCGTCGCTATGAGTGTTAACGACGTGGTTACGTGCGGCGCGAGACCCTTGTTTTTTCTCGACTACCTGGCTACATCCAAGCTTGACTCCCAACAGGCGGCTGAGGTGGTGGAGGGTATCTGCCAAGGATGTATTCAGGCGGGATGTGTGCTTATGGGAGGCGAGACGGCCGAGATGCCGGAATTTTACGCCCAGGGGGAGTTTGATCTGGCGGGATTCTGCGTGGGAGTAGTGGAGAAGGGTCACTACATTGACGGTGGCCGGGTAGGGCCCGGCGACTCGGTTATCGGGCTTGCTTCAAGCGGTCTTCATTCAAACGGCTATTCGCTTGCTAGAAAGGTGCTTTTTGACATCGGAGACTACTCACTGGATTCAAAACCCCCGGGTCTCTCAAGGACACTCGGAGAGGAGCTTCTCACACCCACGGCCATATACTCAAAGGCCGTACTCAGGCTCTGCGAAGAGTTTGACGTAAAAGCCCTTGCCCACGTAACGGGGGGCGGGATTCCGGGGAACCTCTCAAGGGTCATTCCCGACGGACTTTTCGCGGAGATCCAAGGCCAAAGCTGGCCGGGTCCTCCGGTTTTTGACCTGATAATGAAAACCGGGAACATAAGTTGTGAAGAGATGTACTCGACGTTTAACTGCGGGATAGGAATGATCGCGGTACTGCCCAAGGGGCAGGCCGGAGAAGCTATCTCCCTCGCTGGGGACCTCTCGGAGACGGCTTATCTTATCGGCGAGATAAAAGAACTGGATGTCCCGGGGGAGAAGGTCAGCATTCTCTGA